From the genome of Haladaptatus paucihalophilus DX253, one region includes:
- a CDS encoding type I 3-dehydroquinate dehydratase codes for MKLDGFALAATTNDLTREPEAREAADVLEFRMDSAQDPIGQLREYDGALPIIATNRTKWFGGEANDTGRLDRLAAASRFDAVELVDIELETARAMGWILNEFRQNNVKLIISHHDFKETPDQDVLDAIFEQCAQYGDVAKVATYPQNNDDVLRLLKAIGTATNDGMNVAGISMGGIGSHSRAVAPLYGSKLGYAPLASDTNEYAPGQIPLKKLSVLVEILQTASEDVDELESLTEKLVDRETFA; via the coding sequence ATGAAACTGGATGGCTTCGCACTGGCTGCAACAACAAACGACCTCACACGAGAACCGGAGGCTCGTGAAGCAGCGGATGTCCTCGAATTCCGGATGGACAGCGCACAAGACCCAATTGGGCAACTTCGTGAGTACGACGGGGCGCTCCCGATAATCGCCACGAACCGCACGAAATGGTTCGGCGGTGAGGCGAACGACACTGGCCGACTAGACCGCCTTGCCGCGGCGTCCCGCTTCGACGCGGTCGAACTCGTAGATATCGAGTTGGAGACTGCCCGTGCGATGGGGTGGATTCTCAATGAATTCCGACAGAACAATGTGAAGCTCATCATCTCGCATCACGATTTCAAAGAGACACCGGATCAAGATGTGCTCGACGCTATATTTGAGCAGTGTGCCCAATACGGGGACGTCGCGAAAGTCGCGACGTATCCGCAGAACAACGATGACGTACTCCGTCTTCTGAAGGCCATCGGTACAGCAACGAACGACGGGATGAACGTAGCAGGGATCTCGATGGGCGGTATCGGGAGTCACAGCCGCGCCGTCGCACCGCTCTATGGCTCGAAACTTGGATATGCACCCCTCGCTTCGGACACCAACGAGTACGCTCCGGGACAGATCCCACTGAAGAAACTGTCCGTGCTCGTTGAAATCCTCCAGACGGCGAGTGAGGATGTCGACGAACTCGAGTCGTTGACCGAGAAACTCGTTGATCGGGAGACGTTCGCGTAG
- a CDS encoding 3-hydroxyacyl-CoA dehydrogenase NAD-binding domain-containing protein, which translates to MKLAIIGAGTVGTSVAEMAVTYGHTVTALTDSTSASIDSDGLDVEATLSQKRDTNEIGTDSVEDALASEYDVLVEATPTTLDTAQPAYDHIRAAFERDRDVVLANKGPVAQRYADVRALERESEGELRFEATVGGAMPVLSTIEDYGPEHVTALRGVLNGTANFILSRMAAEGLDYEHVLVEAQDLGVAEADPSFDVEGTDTALKCVIAANVLAQGEREYTLDDASVDGIVGTSGSALSLANADGRTVRLVGEIVDDEIRVGPRIIPQQSPLVVSGTENIVQLATENAGLLSVSGHGAGGSATAISIMADIRRLE; encoded by the coding sequence ATGAAACTCGCGATCATCGGAGCAGGCACCGTGGGTACATCGGTCGCGGAAATGGCCGTTACCTACGGTCACACCGTGACCGCGTTGACTGACTCGACGAGCGCGTCGATCGACTCGGACGGGCTCGACGTCGAAGCTACCCTTTCACAAAAGCGAGACACAAACGAGATCGGAACAGATTCCGTCGAAGACGCGCTGGCGAGCGAGTACGATGTCCTCGTTGAAGCGACTCCCACGACGCTCGATACCGCACAACCGGCCTACGACCACATTCGGGCGGCATTTGAACGAGACCGAGACGTCGTGCTTGCGAACAAAGGACCCGTCGCACAACGATACGCAGATGTTCGGGCGCTTGAACGGGAGAGCGAGGGAGAACTCCGTTTCGAGGCGACAGTCGGAGGGGCGATGCCAGTTCTTTCCACAATCGAGGACTACGGACCCGAACACGTGACTGCCCTTCGCGGAGTCCTGAACGGGACCGCAAATTTCATCCTCTCAAGAATGGCGGCCGAAGGACTCGATTACGAGCACGTGCTTGTAGAAGCACAAGACCTCGGTGTTGCGGAGGCCGACCCGTCTTTCGATGTCGAAGGGACGGATACCGCACTCAAGTGCGTGATCGCCGCGAACGTACTCGCGCAAGGGGAGCGTGAATACACGCTCGATGACGCGTCTGTTGACGGAATCGTCGGAACGTCCGGCAGTGCACTGTCGCTCGCGAACGCCGACGGGCGGACGGTCCGTCTCGTTGGCGAAATCGTGGACGACGAAATTCGCGTCGGACCGCGGATCATTCCACAACAATCCCCACTCGTCGTTTCTGGTACCGAGAACATCGTCCAACTCGCAACCGAGAACGCCGGCCTGCTGAGTGTCTCGGGTCACGGTGCCGGCGGATCGGCAACGGCAATCTCCATCATGGCCGACATCCGTCGTTTGGAGTGA